In the genome of Salinirussus salinus, one region contains:
- a CDS encoding PAS domain S-box protein, with protein MATSAHPETRVLHVDDDPAFADLAADILERQRASLVVETATSAAEGLEVLADGTVDCVVSDYDMPGQNGIEFLETVREEYPDLPFILFTGKGSEEVAGEAISAGVTDYLQKDGGTDQYALLANRVVNAVGRARAERTRRRQLEAIEAAQEGIAILDADGHFTYVNETYAALYGYEPGELVGEHWELVYPDDEVGFAREEVVPTARDEGRWHGRTTGLRADGTTFPEDHVLSATEAGELVCTVRDVSGREEREQELTRYRRLTEAMGDPVYVLDADGYYTYVNDALVETFGYEREELLGEHASLIIPDPAFERGSDLIRELLADEDRQSVTWELENVTAEGEEVVVENHLALLPSADGEFRGTVGVVRDITEHRDRERDLRRYERMVNAMQEAACIYDEEGRFVVVNEYLADFYETTREALRGRKSDLIPAVREESDGDPYAELLAGEREQFRGRVTSEFLGRGTETLSYRLVPLTVEGETEGVVGVAREVTESRERERRLERQNERLEELASVVSHDLRNPLNVAQGRAKLARDGSDSVHLDAVVHALDRMEALVDDLLTLAREDGAVEGTEPVDLRRAVEGCWRTVDTARATLITDTGRVVRADSIRLQQLLENLFRNAVEHGGDGVTVRVGDLPDGFYVADDGPGVPLEARERVFQSGYSTREDGTGLGLAIVREVALAHGWTVTVTESADGGARFEVTGVEVA; from the coding sequence ATGGCCACGTCGGCCCACCCGGAGACCCGCGTGCTCCACGTGGACGACGACCCCGCCTTCGCCGACCTGGCGGCCGACATCCTGGAGCGCCAGCGGGCGTCGCTGGTCGTCGAGACCGCGACCAGCGCCGCCGAGGGGCTCGAGGTGCTCGCCGACGGGACGGTCGACTGCGTCGTCTCGGACTACGACATGCCCGGCCAGAACGGCATCGAGTTCCTCGAGACCGTCCGCGAGGAGTACCCCGACCTGCCGTTCATCCTGTTCACCGGGAAGGGGAGCGAGGAGGTCGCGGGCGAGGCCATCTCCGCGGGCGTCACCGACTACCTCCAGAAGGACGGCGGGACCGACCAGTACGCGCTGCTGGCGAACCGGGTCGTCAACGCGGTCGGCCGGGCCCGCGCCGAGCGGACCCGCCGTCGCCAGCTCGAGGCCATCGAGGCCGCCCAGGAGGGGATCGCCATCCTCGACGCCGACGGCCACTTCACCTACGTCAACGAGACCTACGCCGCACTCTACGGCTACGAGCCGGGGGAGCTCGTCGGCGAGCACTGGGAGCTGGTCTACCCGGACGACGAGGTTGGCTTTGCCCGCGAGGAGGTGGTCCCGACCGCCCGCGATGAGGGGCGCTGGCACGGCCGGACGACCGGGCTCCGGGCCGACGGCACGACCTTCCCCGAAGACCACGTGCTGTCGGCCACCGAGGCCGGCGAACTCGTCTGCACCGTCCGGGACGTCTCGGGCCGCGAGGAGCGCGAACAGGAGCTCACCCGGTACCGACGGCTGACCGAGGCCATGGGCGACCCGGTCTACGTGCTCGACGCCGACGGGTACTACACGTACGTCAACGACGCCCTCGTCGAGACCTTCGGCTACGAGCGCGAGGAGCTGCTCGGGGAACACGCCTCGCTGATCATTCCCGACCCGGCCTTCGAGCGCGGCAGCGACCTCATCCGCGAGCTGCTCGCCGACGAGGACCGCCAGAGCGTCACCTGGGAGCTCGAGAACGTCACCGCCGAGGGCGAGGAGGTCGTCGTCGAGAACCACCTCGCCCTCCTCCCCTCGGCTGACGGGGAGTTCCGTGGGACGGTCGGCGTCGTTCGCGACATCACCGAGCACAGGGACCGCGAGCGCGACCTGCGCCGGTACGAGCGGATGGTCAACGCGATGCAGGAGGCTGCCTGTATCTACGACGAGGAGGGCCGGTTCGTGGTCGTCAACGAGTACCTGGCGGACTTTTATGAAACGACGCGCGAGGCACTCCGTGGCCGGAAAAGCGACCTCATTCCGGCGGTTCGCGAGGAGAGTGACGGTGACCCCTATGCGGAGCTGCTCGCCGGCGAGCGCGAGCAGTTCCGCGGCCGGGTGACGAGCGAGTTTCTGGGACGCGGGACCGAGACCCTCTCCTACCGCCTCGTGCCGCTGACGGTCGAGGGGGAGACCGAGGGGGTCGTCGGCGTCGCCCGGGAGGTCACCGAGTCCAGGGAACGCGAGCGGAGGCTGGAGCGCCAGAACGAGCGCCTCGAGGAGCTGGCGAGCGTGGTCTCTCACGACCTCCGGAACCCGCTCAACGTGGCACAGGGCCGGGCCAAACTGGCGCGGGACGGCTCCGACAGCGTCCACCTCGACGCGGTCGTCCACGCGCTCGACCGGATGGAGGCGCTGGTCGACGACCTCCTGACGCTCGCACGCGAGGACGGCGCCGTCGAGGGGACCGAACCGGTCGACCTCCGTCGGGCCGTCGAGGGCTGCTGGCGGACCGTCGACACGGCGCGGGCGACGCTCATTACCGACACCGGTCGGGTGGTCAGAGCCGACTCCATCCGGCTCCAGCAGCTTCTCGAGAACCTCTTCCGGAACGCCGTCGAGCACGGCGGCGACGGCGTGACGGTGCGGGTCGGCGACCTCCCCGACGGGTTCTACGTCGCCGACGACGGCCCCGGCGTCCCGCTCGAGGCACGCGAGCGGGTCTTCCAGAGCGGCTACTCGACCCGGGAGGACGGGACCGGACTCGGGCTGGCGATCGTCCGCGAGGTCGCCCTGGCCCACGGCTGGACGGTCACCGTGACCGAGAGCGCCGACGGCGGCGCGCGCTTCGAGGTCACCGGCGTCGAGGTCGCCTGA
- the hisD gene encoding histidinol dehydrogenase, translating into MEYLKSAADASLEIPQDVTESVREIVDTVRADGDAGVRELTRRFDDVEREELRVSEEEIEAAAEELTEAERRTIDNTIRNVREFHEEQFAHLEGFEEEVEDGVRLGTRLVPVERAGVYVPGGRKPLVAAPAMTIVPAVIAGVDTVVACAPPQADGSVQPAQLYAMDRAGADEVYVAGGAQAIAAMAYGTGTVPGVDKVTGPGNVFVIEAKRQVYGHVGIDFLAGPTEVLIIADGSADPELVATDLLAQAEHDPRSRAALVSTDRETAAAAMEELGNQLPDLRTEDVAREAWRENGEVVVVEGRDEAAAVANDWAPEHLQVMADEPRALMDGLHNYGSLFLGHHAPVVFGDKAVGTNHTLPTLEVARYSGGVNVSTYLKVLTHQELTAGGADGVAPWAAKVCELEGTHAHQISAEKRIVSEAGRALARELELDPGGGVDLSE; encoded by the coding sequence ATGGAGTACCTCAAATCGGCGGCCGACGCCTCACTGGAGATCCCCCAGGACGTGACGGAGTCGGTCAGGGAGATCGTCGACACCGTGCGCGCGGACGGCGACGCGGGCGTGCGGGAGCTGACCCGGCGGTTCGACGACGTCGAGCGCGAGGAGTTGCGCGTCTCGGAGGAGGAAATCGAGGCCGCCGCCGAAGAGCTGACCGAGGCGGAGCGCCGGACCATCGACAACACCATTCGAAATGTCCGCGAGTTCCACGAGGAGCAGTTCGCCCACCTGGAGGGGTTCGAGGAGGAGGTCGAGGACGGGGTCAGGCTGGGGACGCGGCTGGTCCCCGTCGAGCGCGCCGGGGTGTACGTCCCGGGCGGCCGGAAGCCACTGGTGGCGGCGCCGGCGATGACCATCGTCCCCGCGGTCATCGCGGGCGTGGACACCGTCGTCGCCTGCGCGCCCCCGCAGGCCGACGGGTCGGTCCAGCCCGCACAGCTGTACGCGATGGACCGAGCCGGCGCCGACGAAGTCTACGTCGCCGGCGGCGCACAGGCCATTGCGGCGATGGCCTACGGGACCGGGACCGTCCCCGGCGTCGACAAGGTCACCGGGCCGGGCAACGTCTTCGTCATCGAGGCCAAGCGCCAGGTCTACGGCCACGTCGGGATCGACTTTCTGGCTGGTCCCACCGAGGTCCTGATCATCGCCGACGGCTCCGCCGACCCCGAGCTGGTGGCGACGGACCTGCTCGCCCAGGCCGAACACGACCCGCGCTCGCGGGCGGCGCTCGTCTCGACCGACCGCGAGACGGCGGCGGCCGCGATGGAGGAACTCGGGAATCAGCTCCCAGACCTCCGCACCGAGGACGTCGCCCGCGAGGCCTGGCGCGAGAACGGGGAGGTGGTCGTCGTCGAGGGCCGCGACGAGGCCGCGGCGGTCGCCAACGACTGGGCGCCCGAGCACCTCCAGGTGATGGCCGACGAGCCCCGCGCGCTGATGGACGGGTTGCACAACTACGGGTCGCTATTTCTGGGGCATCACGCGCCGGTGGTCTTCGGGGACAAGGCCGTCGGCACCAACCACACACTCCCGACCCTGGAGGTCGCCCGCTACAGCGGCGGGGTCAACGTCAGCACCTATCTGAAGGTGCTGACCCACCAGGAGCTGACTGCGGGGGGTGCCGACGGCGTCGCGCCCTGGGCGGCCAAGGTCTGCGAGCTGGAGGGAACCCACGCCCACCAGATATCCGCCGAGAAGCGCATCGTCTCGGAGGCGGGCCGGGCCCTGGCCCGCGAGCTGGAACTCGATCCCGGCGGCGGTGTCGACCTCTCGGAGTAA
- a CDS encoding acyl-CoA carboxylase subunit beta, with protein MDLRVDGETTAEEAESLARAVAEYVDADVDEVAVYGEHGEEPIAVVEVLGPTHRERRLHEEIAEIIEGGPEKYKERLADQGKLFVRDRIDLWFGEVTFEDGRFAEFDADDRLPADGLITGAASFEGRDLHFMANDFTVKAGSMAEKGVEKFLRMQQRALKTGRPVLYLMDSSGGRIDQQTGFFANREGIGKYYYNHSMLSGRVPQVCVLYGPCIAGAAYTPVFADFTVMVRGMSAMAIASPRMVEMVTGEEISLEDLGGPDVHARHSGSADLVADDEDHARELVAQLIGYLPDNADERPPRRDGKAPARSPRGIDSVIPEGPRRGYDMHRLVERVVDADSFLELQPEYGPEIITGYGRVDGRPVGVVANQPAQRAGAIFPDAAEKAAQFIWKSDAFNIPILYLCDTPGFMAGSQVEKEGILEQGKRFIYATSSATVPQQTVVVRKAYGAGIYAMGGPAYDPESVIGLPSGEIAIMGPEAAIRAVYANELDAIEDEDERAAREQELREEFREDIDVRRMASEVVIDEVVPPSELRAELEARFAFYEDVEKELPEKKHGTVL; from the coding sequence ATGGACCTGAGAGTCGACGGGGAGACCACCGCGGAGGAGGCAGAGAGCCTCGCCCGGGCCGTCGCCGAGTACGTCGACGCCGACGTCGACGAGGTCGCCGTCTACGGCGAGCACGGCGAGGAGCCCATCGCCGTCGTGGAGGTGCTCGGCCCGACCCACCGGGAGCGCCGGCTCCACGAGGAGATCGCCGAGATCATCGAGGGCGGCCCCGAGAAGTACAAGGAACGGCTGGCCGACCAGGGGAAGCTGTTCGTCCGCGACCGGATCGACCTCTGGTTCGGCGAGGTCACCTTCGAGGACGGTCGCTTCGCGGAGTTCGACGCCGACGACCGGCTACCCGCGGACGGACTGATCACCGGCGCGGCGAGCTTCGAGGGCCGGGACCTGCATTTCATGGCCAACGACTTCACCGTCAAAGCCGGCTCGATGGCCGAGAAGGGCGTCGAGAAGTTCCTCCGGATGCAACAGCGCGCGCTCAAGACCGGCCGGCCGGTGCTCTATCTGATGGACTCCTCCGGGGGGCGGATCGACCAGCAGACCGGCTTCTTCGCCAACCGCGAGGGGATCGGGAAGTACTACTACAACCACTCGATGCTCTCCGGCCGGGTCCCACAGGTCTGCGTCCTGTATGGCCCCTGCATCGCGGGCGCCGCGTACACCCCCGTCTTCGCCGACTTCACCGTGATGGTCCGCGGGATGTCCGCGATGGCGATCGCCTCCCCCCGGATGGTCGAGATGGTCACCGGCGAGGAGATCAGCCTCGAAGACCTCGGCGGGCCCGACGTGCACGCCCGCCACTCCGGCAGCGCCGACCTCGTGGCCGACGACGAGGACCACGCCCGCGAGCTGGTCGCCCAGCTGATAGGCTACCTGCCCGACAACGCCGACGAGCGCCCGCCCCGCCGCGATGGGAAAGCGCCCGCCCGCTCGCCCCGGGGCATCGACAGCGTCATTCCGGAGGGGCCGCGCCGGGGCTACGACATGCACCGGCTGGTCGAGCGGGTCGTCGACGCCGACTCCTTCCTGGAGCTCCAGCCGGAGTACGGCCCGGAGATCATCACCGGCTACGGCCGGGTCGACGGCCGGCCGGTGGGCGTGGTCGCCAACCAGCCCGCCCAGCGGGCCGGCGCCATCTTCCCCGACGCCGCCGAGAAGGCCGCCCAGTTCATCTGGAAGTCCGACGCGTTCAACATCCCCATCCTCTATCTCTGTGACACACCCGGCTTCATGGCCGGTTCGCAGGTCGAGAAGGAGGGGATTCTGGAGCAGGGCAAACGCTTCATCTACGCCACCTCCTCGGCGACGGTCCCCCAGCAGACCGTCGTCGTCCGGAAGGCCTACGGCGCGGGCATCTACGCGATGGGCGGACCGGCCTACGACCCCGAGAGCGTCATCGGTCTCCCCTCCGGCGAGATCGCGATCATGGGTCCCGAGGCAGCCATCCGGGCGGTCTACGCCAACGAACTCGACGCCATCGAGGACGAAGACGAGCGCGCGGCCCGCGAGCAGGAGCTGCGCGAGGAGTTCCGCGAGGACATCGACGTCCGCCGGATGGCGAGCGAGGTTGTCATCGACGAGGTCGTCCCGCCCTCCGAACTCCGGGCGGAACTGGAGGCTCGCTTCGCCTTCTACGAGGACGTCGAGAAGGAGCTACCGGAGAAGAAACACGGCACGGTGCTGTGA
- the hisB gene encoding imidazoleglycerol-phosphate dehydratase HisB, with product MDRTAAVARETAETEVEVTLDLDGEGETTVETGVGFFDHMLDSFGTHGLFDLTVRCDGDLAVDDHHTVEDVGITLGEALAEALGDKRGIARFADRQVPMDEARAEVVLDVSGRPYFAFEGEFSQASVGKMTSYMARHFLRSLATNAGLTLHAEIRGENAHHEVEALFKATARALDDATRIDERRGDAPSTKGEL from the coding sequence ATGGACCGAACGGCCGCGGTCGCGCGGGAGACCGCCGAGACCGAGGTCGAGGTGACCCTCGACCTCGACGGCGAGGGCGAGACGACCGTCGAGACCGGCGTGGGCTTTTTCGACCACATGCTCGATTCCTTCGGGACTCACGGCCTCTTCGACCTGACCGTCCGGTGTGACGGCGACCTCGCGGTCGACGACCACCACACCGTCGAGGACGTCGGCATCACCCTCGGGGAGGCCCTCGCGGAGGCGCTGGGCGACAAGCGCGGCATCGCCCGCTTTGCCGACCGGCAGGTCCCGATGGACGAGGCCCGCGCCGAGGTCGTGCTCGACGTCTCCGGCCGCCCCTATTTTGCCTTCGAGGGCGAGTTCTCCCAGGCGTCGGTCGGCAAGATGACCAGCTACATGGCCCGGCACTTCCTGCGCTCGCTGGCGACGAACGCGGGGCTGACCCTGCACGCCGAGATCCGGGGGGAGAACGCCCACCACGAGGTCGAGGCGCTGTTCAAGGCGACGGCGCGGGCGCTGGACGACGCCACCCGGATAGACGAGCGCCGCGGGGACGCTCCGAGCACGAAAGGCGAGCTGTAG
- a CDS encoding pyridoxamine 5'-phosphate oxidase family protein — MPDNSDPFGPWTGTAMADADAADLLRTAGWGVLALADGDRPYSIPVSFGYDGEAVYFLLVRRSPDDRKFAFIGDGQPARLLATRVNARFDWGSVAVTGTVRAVDRDGEGWGTLIAALGGSDWFSPAFDAAEEVSGVQGWALEPDRVTGMEVRPDR, encoded by the coding sequence ATGCCAGACAACTCGGACCCGTTCGGCCCCTGGACGGGGACTGCGATGGCCGACGCGGACGCCGCCGACCTGCTGCGGACGGCCGGGTGGGGCGTCCTCGCGCTGGCCGACGGCGACCGGCCGTACAGTATTCCCGTCTCCTTCGGCTACGACGGCGAGGCGGTCTACTTCCTGCTGGTGCGACGGAGTCCGGACGACAGGAAGTTCGCGTTCATCGGTGACGGCCAGCCGGCGCGCCTGCTCGCGACCCGGGTCAACGCCAGGTTCGACTGGGGGTCGGTCGCCGTCACCGGGACCGTCCGGGCGGTCGACCGCGACGGCGAGGGGTGGGGGACGCTCATCGCGGCCCTCGGGGGGAGCGACTGGTTCTCGCCGGCGTTCGACGCCGCCGAGGAAGTCAGTGGGGTCCAGGGGTGGGCGCTGGAGCCCGACCGGGTCACCGGAATGGAGGTCCGGCCGGACCGGTGA
- a CDS encoding amino acid-binding protein, whose translation MFEEIMEKFSDSPSQQRVIRLLLERGFSVNEEGRVVSGGIEIPNTGIAREAGVDRRVVNATTDAILADDELRPIFRNISAVPSLMDLAPVLDMTVLTVAVRDAEESGIVAAVTGRIADREIPVRQVLSEDPEFTDEPRLYVITDAPLPGDLITELQGLEFVRRIELE comes from the coding sequence ATGTTCGAGGAGATCATGGAGAAGTTCTCGGATTCCCCGAGCCAGCAGCGCGTCATCCGGCTGCTTTTGGAGCGGGGCTTCTCCGTCAACGAGGAGGGGCGGGTGGTCTCGGGGGGGATCGAGATCCCGAACACGGGGATCGCCCGCGAGGCCGGCGTCGACCGGCGGGTGGTCAACGCCACCACCGACGCCATCCTCGCGGACGACGAACTCCGCCCCATCTTCCGGAACATCTCCGCGGTCCCGAGCCTGATGGACCTGGCGCCGGTGCTCGACATGACCGTACTGACGGTGGCGGTCCGGGACGCCGAGGAGTCCGGGATCGTCGCCGCCGTCACCGGCCGGATCGCCGACCGCGAGATCCCGGTCCGGCAGGTGCTCAGCGAGGACCCCGAGTTCACCGACGAGCCCCGGCTGTACGTCATCACCGACGCGCCGCTTCCCGGTGACCTGATCACCGAACTCCAGGGACTGGAGTTCGTCCGGCGGATCGAACTCGAATGA
- a CDS encoding 2Fe-2S iron-sulfur cluster binding domain-containing protein, with translation MSRDAGGSGDPPDDTHTVTVAHPEGKTRLSVPHGAVLRDALFAADLTPHSRAGRRLNCGGRGLCATCGVRVEDAPVPDHWHDDLAARFGYPRLSCQIRVTDDMRVEVPEKLVWGGRETGGSQK, from the coding sequence ATGAGCCGCGACGCGGGCGGGTCCGGGGACCCGCCAGACGACACCCACACCGTTACCGTCGCCCATCCGGAGGGGAAGACGCGGCTCTCCGTTCCCCACGGAGCGGTCCTCCGGGACGCCCTGTTCGCGGCGGACCTGACCCCGCACAGCCGGGCGGGTCGGCGGCTCAACTGCGGCGGACGCGGGCTCTGTGCCACCTGCGGGGTCCGGGTCGAGGACGCGCCCGTCCCCGACCACTGGCACGACGACCTCGCGGCGCGTTTCGGCTACCCACGGCTCTCCTGTCAGATACGCGTGACCGACGACATGCGGGTCGAGGTCCCCGAGAAACTGGTCTGGGGCGGGCGGGAGACCGGCGGGAGCCAGAAATGA
- a CDS encoding ferredoxin, which yields MHVEFDRDTCIGMFQCTAEWDAFERDEDDGKADLVDSEEREEDIFVREVPEGAELDAKFAARTCPVDAIALYDDDGEQLIP from the coding sequence ATGCACGTCGAGTTCGACCGCGACACCTGTATCGGGATGTTCCAGTGCACCGCCGAGTGGGACGCCTTCGAGCGCGACGAGGACGACGGCAAGGCGGACCTGGTCGACAGCGAGGAGCGCGAGGAGGACATCTTCGTCCGCGAGGTCCCCGAGGGCGCCGAACTGGACGCGAAGTTCGCCGCCCGGACCTGCCCGGTCGACGCCATCGCTCTCTACGACGACGACGGCGAGCAACTGATCCCCTGA
- a CDS encoding ATP-dependent DNA helicase, protein MDVAEIPAVPEWLPDHLRGEGVESLYPPQAEAVEAGVTRGENLVAAVPTASGKTLVATLAMLASVERGGKALYIVPLRALASEKRGEFEAFEEYGLDVGVSTGNYESEGGWLAGKDIIVATSEKVDSLVRNDAPWLDDLSCVVSDEVHLVDDGERGPTLEVTLAKLRQINPGLQTVALSATIGNADELATWLDASLVDSDWRPIELKKGVHYGDALHLEDGSQKRVAVRNSEDQTAGVVRDTLGEDGSSLVFVNSRNNAEAAARRLASTTADFLDSEERERLAEVASDIREVSDTDTSDDLADAVESGAAFHHAGLARTHRSLVEEAFRDRLVKVVCATPTLAAGVNTPSRRVVVRDWRRYDGTAGGMKPLSVLEVHQMMGRAGRPGRDPYGEAVLTAKSHDELDELFERYVWADPEPVESKLAAEPALRTHILATVASGFARSREGLLDFLEGTLYATQTAERGRLAEVVDRVLTYLERNGFLDREGGELSATDLGHTVSRLYLDPMSAAEILDGLRAAGRESGAGAGAATETDGEPTAEGAFQSASDLRDGTAGGAEPTAGAGAGDAGVDPEEVSALGLYHLVARTPDMYELYLRSGDEEEYSVLAAEREEELLGRPPSEFAAEFEDWLSALKTARLLEDWAGEVDEDTITERYDVGPGDIRGKVETAEWLLGAAESLAGSEGLEVVPAIREARTRVEHGVRAELVDLAGVRGVGRKRARRLFDAGIESRADLRDAEKATVLAALRGRRRTAETVLENAGHRDPSMDGVEPDGSVSLEGIETGDGSGRDANETGEDQSSLGDF, encoded by the coding sequence ATGGACGTTGCGGAGATCCCGGCGGTCCCGGAGTGGCTCCCCGACCACCTCCGCGGGGAGGGCGTCGAGTCGCTGTACCCGCCACAGGCCGAAGCCGTCGAGGCCGGCGTCACGCGCGGCGAGAACCTCGTCGCCGCCGTCCCGACCGCCAGCGGGAAGACGCTGGTCGCCACGCTGGCGATGCTCGCGAGCGTCGAGCGCGGCGGGAAGGCCCTGTACATCGTTCCGTTGCGCGCGCTGGCCAGCGAGAAACGCGGGGAGTTCGAGGCCTTCGAGGAGTACGGGCTGGACGTGGGGGTCTCCACCGGGAACTACGAGTCCGAGGGCGGGTGGCTGGCGGGGAAGGACATCATCGTCGCCACCAGCGAGAAGGTCGACTCGCTGGTGCGCAACGACGCCCCCTGGCTGGACGACCTCTCCTGTGTGGTGTCCGACGAGGTCCACCTCGTCGACGACGGCGAGCGCGGACCCACGCTGGAAGTCACGCTCGCCAAACTCCGCCAGATCAACCCCGGCCTGCAGACGGTGGCGCTCTCGGCGACCATCGGCAACGCCGACGAACTCGCCACCTGGCTCGATGCCTCGCTCGTGGATTCGGACTGGCGTCCCATCGAACTCAAAAAGGGAGTGCACTACGGCGACGCGCTCCACCTTGAGGACGGCAGCCAGAAGCGGGTCGCAGTGCGGAACAGCGAGGACCAGACCGCGGGGGTCGTCCGCGACACGCTCGGGGAGGACGGCTCCTCGCTGGTGTTCGTCAACTCCCGGAACAACGCCGAGGCGGCGGCCAGGCGGCTGGCATCGACGACAGCGGACTTCCTCGACAGCGAGGAACGGGAGCGGCTGGCGGAGGTCGCCAGCGATATCCGCGAGGTCAGCGACACCGATACCAGCGACGACCTGGCCGACGCCGTCGAGTCCGGCGCGGCTTTTCACCACGCCGGGCTCGCAAGAACCCACCGCTCACTGGTCGAGGAGGCCTTCCGGGACCGGCTGGTCAAGGTGGTCTGTGCCACGCCGACGCTGGCCGCGGGCGTCAACACCCCCTCGCGGCGCGTCGTCGTCCGGGACTGGCGCCGCTACGACGGTACCGCCGGCGGGATGAAGCCCCTGTCGGTGCTGGAGGTCCACCAGATGATGGGGCGGGCCGGCCGCCCCGGGCGCGATCCGTACGGCGAGGCCGTCCTCACGGCCAAGAGCCACGACGAACTCGACGAGCTGTTCGAGCGCTACGTCTGGGCCGACCCCGAGCCCGTCGAGTCGAAGCTGGCCGCCGAGCCCGCCCTCCGGACCCACATCCTCGCGACCGTCGCCTCCGGCTTCGCCCGGTCGCGGGAGGGGCTGCTCGACTTCCTCGAGGGGACGCTCTACGCGACCCAGACCGCCGAGCGCGGCCGGCTCGCGGAGGTCGTCGACCGCGTCCTGACCTACCTGGAGCGGAACGGCTTCCTCGACCGCGAGGGCGGCGAACTGAGTGCGACCGACCTCGGCCACACCGTCTCGCGGCTCTACCTCGACCCGATGAGTGCCGCGGAGATCCTCGACGGGCTGCGCGCGGCCGGCCGCGAGTCCGGCGCCGGTGCCGGTGCCGCGACGGAGACGGACGGGGAGCCGACAGCCGAGGGCGCCTTCCAGTCTGCGAGTGACCTCCGGGACGGGACGGCCGGCGGCGCCGAGCCGACGGCCGGGGCGGGCGCCGGCGACGCCGGTGTCGACCCGGAGGAAGTCTCGGCGCTTGGACTGTACCACCTCGTCGCGCGCACGCCCGACATGTACGAACTCTACCTGCGGTCGGGCGACGAGGAGGAGTACAGCGTGCTCGCCGCCGAGCGAGAGGAGGAGCTGCTGGGCCGGCCGCCCTCGGAGTTCGCCGCGGAGTTCGAGGACTGGCTGTCGGCGCTGAAGACCGCCCGGCTGCTGGAGGACTGGGCGGGCGAGGTCGACGAGGACACCATCACCGAGCGCTACGACGTGGGGCCCGGCGACATCCGCGGGAAAGTCGAGACCGCGGAGTGGCTGCTCGGGGCCGCCGAGTCGCTGGCGGGTTCGGAGGGGCTCGAGGTCGTGCCGGCCATCCGCGAGGCCCGGACCCGGGTCGAGCACGGCGTCCGGGCGGAGCTGGTCGACCTCGCGGGCGTGCGCGGCGTCGGCCGCAAGCGTGCCCGCCGGCTGTTCGACGCGGGCATCGAGAGCCGAGCCGACCTCCGGGACGCCGAGAAGGCGACCGTCCTGGCGGCGCTCCGTGGCCGCCGGCGGACCGCCGAGACCGTCCTGGAGAACGCCGGCCACCGCGACCCATCGATGGACGGTGTAGAGCCTGACGGGAGCGTTTCCCTCGAGGGTATCGAGACGGGCGACGGGAGCGGACGCGACGCGAACGAGACGGGCGAGGACCAGTCGAGCCTGGGTGACTTCTGA
- the cgi121 gene encoding KEOPS complex subunit Cgi121, whose translation MEVVEGEATVADVDAFVEELAAVGEEHGSTVQAFDARYVVGREHIERAVALAGRARDRGEAVADDPAVEILLYAAGRRQITDALEMGVSEGECPVVAVAVGGDEESAAAALREWLAPAETLGTYDPGRVRDFFGVSEDELAATEGDLADVVLERVALLVVNR comes from the coding sequence ATGGAGGTCGTCGAGGGGGAGGCGACGGTCGCGGACGTCGACGCCTTCGTCGAGGAGCTCGCGGCGGTCGGCGAGGAGCACGGGTCGACGGTCCAGGCCTTCGACGCCCGCTACGTCGTCGGGCGCGAACACATCGAGCGGGCGGTCGCGCTCGCCGGGCGGGCCCGCGACCGCGGCGAGGCCGTCGCCGACGACCCCGCCGTCGAGATACTCCTGTACGCTGCCGGCCGCCGTCAGATCACCGACGCCCTGGAGATGGGCGTCTCGGAAGGGGAGTGTCCCGTGGTCGCGGTCGCCGTCGGCGGTGACGAGGAGAGCGCGGCCGCCGCGCTCCGGGAGTGGCTGGCGCCCGCGGAGACGCTCGGGACGTACGACCCCGGTCGCGTCCGGGACTTCTTCGGCGTGAGCGAGGACGAACTGGCCGCCACCGAGGGCGACCTCGCCGACGTCGTCCTGGAGCGAGTGGCGCTGCTGGTCGTGAACAGATGA